Part of the Mauremys reevesii isolate NIE-2019 linkage group 4, ASM1616193v1, whole genome shotgun sequence genome is shown below.
GGCTTTCcagctggctgctggccctgGAGCAGCCGTGCAAGGCCAGCACCTGCCCCCTATCACCACAGGGGAGGTCAGGGGTGGGCCACAGCTGGGACGTGAGCTCGGAGCCCAAGGGAGCTTGCACCAGAGCTCTGGCAAGACCAGGCGCAGCACCCGGAAAggggaccccccaccaccaccacagcccCAGCCGAGCAACAAACTGCctggggaagggagcgggagaGACCCCCTGCTGGGCCCGAACACAGGGCTCAGACAGGAAGTGGTGCTCGGGAGGCCAGGGAGGGCTCTGGGTAGAGGCTGAGGTGGCCGGCAGGGGGTGACCCAGCTGCTGCCCCCCGGGCGACTGGCTGCTGCAGAGGCCTTGGTGGGGCGCTTGAGCAGGCTGCGCTTGCAGGCTCGGAGCAGGGCTTGTCGCCCAGTCCCCATGCGAGGGGGGGGGCACATGGGACACGGCTCAGTGctacttcctccccccccccttgcaggctggctggtggcctCCCGCCCTACGCACCGAACTACTCCTCCTGGTTAGgctgctggagccagccacaccgcaCCGGCttccgggcagcccagagccctttaaatcctggctgcgactgagatttaaagggctcagagctccctacagctgcgggcagcccagagccctttaaatcccggcccgaGCGGCAAAACTCGAGGTCCCTCTCCAGGGGGcttccagccacctcttcagctgggagcccccagttgatttaaaggccctgggtctcccagccacagctggtgccccagggcctttaaatcttaaAAGGCCACGCCCCTTCCGGATAAGGCCACGCCTCTTCGGATAAGGCCACGCCCCTTCAGGATAAGGCCACGCCTCTTCGGGAtaaggccccgccccctcaggactccggcagtaccggtaagtcccgtaaattactttcacccctggaagcGCTGGCCCTGCTGTGTGGGTAGGAGGGctggtggcgggggggagggcttGGCAGACTGGGGCCTGGGTGACAGGCAGGGGAagctgcccagggcagggcagggcagggcagggcaccctGAGAGccgtctcctctcctctcctctccgtgcAGGGGAACATGAGCCGAGGCAACAGCCTGTTTTTCCGGAAGGTGCCTGCGGGGAAGCTGTACGTGTGGGAGGAGAAGCGGTTCCGCTGAGGTCGGAGCTGGGCGAGGGACCCGGGGCCGGGCCAGAGGCTGGGCCAGATGCACTGAATGATGGGAGAGTGGTGATTtctatagttttttaaataacgATTCAATCTTGGGAAATGGAGACTGTGCAAGTCCGAGAGTCAAAGTCCTGGGGCAACGCAGGCCGGCTGGGGGTCGGGGCACTGCTCTGGGGGGCCAgctccctggctggggggggagggggcagatgggaCGATGCACTGTGCCCTGGCGGGgctgctccctggctgggggcagggctgcctctACCCCACGTCTGCCGGCAGATGTGCCAGCCCTTCTCTGCTGTCGGTTCTGGCTGTGAAGGAGACACCCCACACTGGCCTGGTGCCCCCGGCTGGGACCCACAGCGCTGCTCCCTGTCGTGGCTCCCCAGGATCTGTGCTATGCCCCAGCTTTTAAACCAATCCTTGGAGGAACCCTGTGACGTGCCAGCCCCCCAAGGGGACTCTCTCTTCCTCCAGGCCCAAGCACATGGCTCCGGCCCTCCTGCTTCACCCCACGAGCTCTGCCTGGCACGTCGCACTGAgccagactcctggagagacctgGCTGCTCTGTGGGGACCAGTGTCCCCCAGCCAGTGTTTGCAGTGACATCCCAAAGCCTTTTCCACACAGCACACGGTTTATTGGTCCCCGGGAACCCGGCCTGGGAGGTCCCTGGGGCCGCAGAGAGAAGTGAAGGTGAAGACACAGGCCAGGGCCCCACCCAGCCGAGCTGCTGAAGAGCCAAAACTGGATCCTGTCTCCATCTCTTTCagtcccagctgggagctcctgAGTCCCACCCAACCCTTCTTCTTTGTGGAGCCTCCGTTGGTCTGGTTTTGATCCTGAACGCCCagttcctgccccccagccatgTGACACCCCCCtcctgtccctgctctgccccaggagcagctttttaaccctttggcACCCACTGGGCAGACATGCAAAGTacagaaggaaactgaggcacaccggCATCAAAACTATTACAGAAAATTCTCTTtcggtacgtctacactatcgGGGGTTCGCTTTATCTCAGGTactgtagacgcgataaatcgatcccagaTCGCTCTCCTGTCCACTGCTGAACAAAGTAAGGAATTTTAAttcaatctaagatatgtcgacttcagctacgctcttCTCAATCCGCTTGAGGAAGGGAGCGGGAgagaccccctgctgagccctcacTCTGGTCTCTTTGGGGCTGgcactgcctgccaggggagagcgccccctactgagcctctgccctgctccaggggATAATGGAGCATGAGCTACTCTCCACCAGGCCCCGGCTTCCCAAGGGCTGACAGCTGAGCTCCCCGGTGGCTGGTCAATGTGTCCCCTTCTCGGGGGTGGCAGGTCCCTGGGCATGGCTGGGCCatgtccccatctcctcccctcccccagggctatGTGCTGGCAGAGCGTGGCTGTCCCCCAGAGCTGGGTGCAGGGCTCTAGGCCGTGTCcccttctctgcctctcccctccccctgtgctATTGGGTGTGTTGCCgttccccagagctgggcgcagGGTCCTGGGCCGAGTCCAGGGCACTGGCTGACTGGGACTGGGCGAACCCAGGCCTCACCACCGGCAGGTAGAACACCCCAGGCAGGATGCGGAAGCCGAGGCGTTGCAGGGAGTGCAGCGAAGGCTCGTTGTGGGGCAGCACCCAGGCGTAAACAGGGAAGCCGCGGGCATGCAACTGTGCCGCCAGCGTCCCCACCACGGATCCGAAGTGGCGTTGGCCACGATGCTCCGGGAGGGTGTAACCGTGTGTCAGGGCAGCCAGTGCGTCAGTGAGGCACCAGGAGATGGGGGTCCCCTCAGGGTCCAGCAGGCAGGCGCTGGGGAAGTGGCGGATCAGGCGGCTCAGGTAGCGCAGGCTCCAGCTGTTCCCCCCAAACGTCCAGGTGTCTCTGAGCAGCAGGGCGTGGGCGGGGGACACGGGCGCCAGCCTGAGCCCCTTCTCAGGCCTGCAAGACAGGGCAGGGGGATGAGAGacatgtggggggcggggggtgagcaGATAGGGGATTGGCCTAGGAAGAGGAGGGGGTCAGCGTAGGGGAATAGATCCAGCAGGGGCCGGGGTAAGTCTCGGGGAGAGGCGCGGGGAGGGACCCAACATGGGAGGTGTGAGCCCAGGGGGACATTGACCCAGCTTGGGGGGCAGGATGCAGTGTGCTGGGGTTTCGGGGGTCGACCTGGTACAAGGGAGTGAGCCCTTGGCAGCAGAGATTGAGCTGGTATGACATGGCATAGGAGAGAAGCAGGGTCTGGCGGCGCCATCCTCTTCCCAGttgtggggctgagctgggctggataGAAAATTGGAGGGGGTGGTTTTGCCAAATCtcaaactggggtgggggggcatggaAAGtatcctgtgggggaggggtgtgccacccagctctgaaggcagcgctgctgccagcagcagcccagagctacGGGGGGCGTGGTAGGGCATTGCCACCCCTACTGCTGCGTAACGTTTGGCCtctgcactgggaggggaggctATGGCAAATCCTGGGGTGGCTCTAGCCCACATAACACTCCTCCCAGTGCCcccatggaggggagggaggctggagagGGCTGACCTGGCACAGGAAGAAGGGGTGTGAGGCTGAGGGGGCGATAGAcccggggtgggggagatgggggagcccTGTGGGAAGGGGATCGAGCCAGGAGGCAGCACATGGGGGGAAAGTGacccccgggggggaggggatcgACACACTCCCGCGGcctcagcacagaggctgtctgACAAGGCCCAGTCCAGCCCCAGCAGAGCCATCGCTGCCGATGGGCCGTGGCTAAGCTCAGCTCCTGACATGAAAGCACCAGGGCTCAGTGGGCAGCGAACCCCCTGCCCGGGGACCTACCCGCTGACAGGGAAGGAGGAACCGGGGGGCTCTGTGCTtggagccccctcccctcagaggggaCGGCTCTGGGGTCAAGGACCCCTGGCTGCCCGTCCCAGGATATGGAAGGGTTacaggctgcccctccccctgctctccccatcctGGGGCCAAGGAGGTTCCttggccaggctgggctgcccctgccccctggcgAAGCTCTAGGGCTGACTCAGCCCTGCCCCGGAGCAGGATGGGAAATCCTTGGCAGCATGTGCCCAAGGCCTGGGGCTGTGGTGATGGCCTCACTCTGCCAGCACCGTTAGCCTGGGGAACTCATTGACACCAGATCTGGGGCACAATGGGACCTCTGGCCTGGCACCCCAGGgtctttcccttcccccagccccgctccccactCCATCTAGCACAGGCTGGTTGTGTGCATTGCcccattctctctcacacaccccataTCTGGGGGCACCTACCGGTACTGGGGCATGGCAGGCGGGTCTGGGTGCAGTAGTAGCCGGTGCGGATACATCTCCATCTCAAGGCCCCTGGCCCTGGCGATGTCCCTGATGTTCTCGTATACCCCGTCCTGCAGCCCTGCAGGGACAGCCGTGCGCTGTCAGCAGGGGCCTGCCGAAAGGTGCCCATGGATGTGGGGGGCCCAGCGTGGtgggggagagcagcagggaggggccaagggccACTGTGAGCCGGCATGACCCAACTGGGGGTTCCCAAGCTTGGCTCGTTCAGGATCCTGGGTCTGGATGGAGAAGGGGCCCATGTGAGCTCATTGGGGCTATTggtctgtgtgggggtggggtccaGGCAGCCTCATCGGGGCTATTGGCCCATGGGGGGGCACAGTGGTCCTCCCCCCATGTGGCAGGTGCTGGAttgagcagggctggaggggctcaccCTGTATCTGGAAGACCTGGTCCCAGTCGATGGCGCGGCTGTTCCCCAGCAGGGCCCGGCAGGCGCCCTCGTCCCGGTAAAAGGCCGTGTACAAGTTGGTGAAATAATCACTTGGGTCCCACGCCACCTGCAAGGGGGACACTGCCTGGGGGTGAGCgcagcttctccccccacccgACCTTCAGGGACGGCATcaggggagcagggcagagcgaGCCCCAAGTAAGAGAttgaggaggggggaaggggtcCTGTGAACAGAgccagggggcttagggcagaatgGTACAGGGGACTGGGCAGCAGGAAGGGGAAACAGGctgtggggcagtggggcagccaggaaggggaggggtacAGATGGCATCAGGTGCGGGAGGGGAGCGGGTCAGTGATGGCGtcaggtggaggaggggagtggggcagtgatggtgtcaggtgggggagggcagcaggaCAGTGATGgtgtcgggggggggagggcagcggGGCGGATGGGAGGGGCCCAGCAAAGGCCTCACTTCTCTGCGTGGCCGGGTGAGGACCATTTTGAACTCTGGCCATGAATCCACCAGCACCTCCTGGCCAGCCGGGTTCCCGCGGTTCACATGCATCACCGTGCCGTAGACCTGCCAAGACACAGGGGTCAGAGTCTGGGGATGTCCTGGGTCCCCAGGATCGGTGCTGGGCCCCAGCTTTTACTCTGCCCCTTGGAGGAGCCCTCAaagtgccagccccccagggggccccactCTTCCTGCAGGGCAGGCCAGGGCCTCTGAGATggagcctctgggctccagccctcctgctccaCCCCGCGAGCTCTGCCCGGTGCCTCCCACTGAGCCAGACCCATGGAGAGCCCTGGCCGCTCTTCAGGggctcccacaccccagcctgggttTGCAGTGACACTCGGCAGCATTGTCAAGCCAGGCCAGTTTATGAGTCACGGAGCGGCCTTAGGTCAGCAGAGAGAACTGGGGGTAAAGCAGTGTCCATTGCGGTCAGCCAGGGCCCAACCAAGCTGGAGTGAAAGCCCCTTTCCAGGCTGTCTCTGTCTCCGTCTGACCTCCTTGGCCAGCTCCAGGTGAGAGCCTCCATCTTTGTccagcaccccccacctcccagtcctgtgctctcgAGCTGGGGTCTAGAGAGGTGGGGAAATCGAGGTGTCATCAGCACTTGCCTTGTCTCTCTGGCCCCCTTGGCGATCTGAGTTGATTACAAGAAGTTCCTTAAGGACCCTTTATTCCACCGTCACAGGGAGGTGACACCCACCCCTATGTCTCTTAACCTGCCCTGAGAGTAAACTTAATCCTCCCCCTTGCCCCCACAACTGGGTAGCCAAGCAACacctgggggaaactgaggcacacatagtgttgtaaaaatattacagaaaaattCTACTTTATTGCAGCACTTCACTGGGCAGGGTCACTTTACCCAGTGACTGTCCCAGTGAAGTTTGAACCCACAAATGCTACCCATAGATGCCACGGCAtcttccccatccctgtcctaCCAGGCACTGTCAGCATGCTGACCGCTGGCTCTAATCCACCTCACCCTTCCACTACACAGCTCAGAGCAGTCTCACATCCATCCACCCTTAGGGTGGGTCTGGTCGCTGACACTAGCAGGGCGCAGTGGGGAGTTTTCatgcagcctcagcccccttttgccaccccaaaaCCTTTGGGTTGGTAACTGGGATGGGATCCAGCCACTGcaatcccccctccccatctgtcagggagggtggagggtcgtgacccccccccccttcctccatgTGTCGGCCGTCTTGCCTGTACCCTGGGGTGTCCTGACCCCTCAGCGGGGGTAGGGAGTGACCCCTTGAgcatttggggggtgggtgtaGGTGTGTCCCCCCACAAGGCTGGTCTTAGCCCAGCCATGTCTCTGGGGCGCTGGTGTCCCAGGGTCTGGTGATGCAGGGGGCTCCCCTACGCTGGTTGtgtcccagccccagggctgtgtgTACACCAGGAATCCATTTCCCCTCCTGGGGTTAACCTGTTGCCCTCACCGAGGCCAGGACCCCCCTGCTGGCAGGCTGCAATTCCAGGTCTTAAGCTTGGCCATGCCCTGCCCGTGTCTGCCCAtgctcagctggggtctcagctcccatCAGGTTCAGCTGTGACTCTGTTTCCCCAGGAGAGCAGGCTGCGAGCTGGCTCCCTTGGCCACAGCCTCAGGAAGTTCTGCGGAGCCCGTGTGACACACATGTCCCGTGTGGAGATTGTGGGGATGTTCCTCGGCCCCACTCAAATACAGGGTCTACTTCCAGACAGACAGGTGTCCTGAGCTTAACAGCCTTTCCTTAGTGTTACAGGCACCCGGGGAACCCTGCTCCCTGCTGGCCGAGCTCTTTGCCTTTTCACTGACACCTCCAGCCTGAGCCTCTGGCTCCTGCGGTTCAAACccttggctggggcagggtcaGGGACTGGATTTTGTCTGAAGGTGATACAGAAAGTCTCAGAAGGAGCTCAGAGCCGATGTCCAGGAGAACCATCACTACCAGCCCCCCCAAGTCCTGTGATCGCACTGGGATCGGAGCCgtcgggagggcttctcccagtAGCCAGGTGGCTTCCATTTAGGTCACAGCCTGGGTTTCTTGCACATCCCAAAACTCTTGTATATAAACCTCAGGTGTCAGCTCAAACATAAGCAGTGGAGCCTTTTCTAACAGTTCCCAGCCCCCAGTATTAACGCCGTCCATCTGGCTGTACGGCTCTATGGCTTTGAGGGACCGAGTATGGAGGTGAGACAGCAGAGCTGGTCTGCAGAGTCAGCCAGGTTCAAATCACAACCCCTCTCAAAGGCAGTGAGGTTGGTGTctacagcccctcctcctccttaaaCAGATAATTTGGTATCCAGCTCCCTGCGGAatccagcatccctggggaattTACCCACATACCCCTTGATGGGTTCTCTCGCCTCCACATCTCCAGATCAAGCTTTTGCTGCATTTCTTCACGTTTTTGCTGCTTCTCACAGCCAGCTGGTTCCCTCTCACGCCAACTCCTACCACTTCAAATCCATTGGAGGGGAACCAGGTTGTGAGgacaccctgctgctgcttctgtcacTCTCGGACCCTCATCAAACCCCACCTGCGTCTGGAACCTGCCGCTGAATCCTGTCACCCTTCTCCAGCCTGCAATCAGCTGTGTCCTGTTGAACTTCCCAACGGTTCGCCATTTCTCCATGCACAGGTTTGTGATGTGGATCGTAGGGTGGTGGTTATACACCATTTTCTTGCCGTTTCCTTTGATGGACTGTGCTTTGCTACTGGCCCATTCAGTATCCCACCGCCGGCACTAACTGAAAGCAAACTGCCTGTGTCGCTTAGCAGTGCGAGCAAAATCAATCTCCTTCCCCCACTGGGTagccaggggaaactgaggcacacatagggttcatacaaatattacaaaaatgCCAATTTTATCAAGGGTgtagctgggggaggagggaggagtcaGAGCCATGGTGAGGAGCAGGAGGAATTTCagaactggggggtgggaggtgctggtggTCAGAGCCATGATTGGCAGGCACCCAGCTGTCCTACACTGTGATTGGCTGCCATGGAGCCGCCCACATGTTCATTAGCTTTACGCAAAACCTGCTCAGACTGAGATTGGCTGGCACAGAGCCTGCTTGTGCTCTGATTCAATGGGCAAGTCCTGGCGGCTACGCTGGGTGAGCAGCAGGCATTGGTGCTGGGTATGGACTTTCGGAGGCAGGGGGCGAGTGAGGAGGTGGCCCAGGGGGAGACACCCCCCGTTACCTCtaccctgggggaggggcctgcccTCCTGCTGCTACCCCTaacccagggcagggggcctgtgTGACAAAGTAGAAGCTTTCTGTAGTATCTTTCTGAGTcccatgtgtgcctcagtttccctctgtgtccTGTATTGCTCTGCGCAGCGTGTGAAGGGAAGGGACGGGTTGTGACTCATGTAACAGCCTGGCTGGAGACCAGCATCATTAACCAAGGGAATAAACTACACACGCGCCAGGAGGGTCTGGAGAGACCATGGAAACCCCAGTGGCTGGGGTGGACGTTCACACCGAGCGAGCGAGATTCCCCCCTCACGGCTCTGCAGCGGAGAGGCCCCCAGCTGAAGAACAGCGGCCGCGAGTCAGGATACGGGCTAAGAGCCGGCTTTTGCGGGGTCTCAGCAGCTGTCACCTTGGCCTAAGAACAAC
Proteins encoded:
- the LOC120404045 gene encoding glycine N-acyltransferase-like protein 3; the encoded protein is MGLLPHRCPSHCPAGSCEGPSQPAMLILSCASKLRLLEGMLRRGLPDTLPVYGTVMHVNRGNPAGQEVLVDSWPEFKMVLTRPRREVAWDPSDYFTNLYTAFYRDEGACRALLGNSRAIDWDQVFQIQGLQDGVYENIRDIARARGLEMEMYPHRLLLHPDPPAMPQYRPEKGLRLAPVSPAHALLLRDTWTFGGNSWSLRYLSRLIRHFPSACLLDPEGTPISWCLTDALAALTHGYTLPEHRGQRHFGSVVGTLAAQLHARGFPVYAWVLPHNEPSLHSLQRLGFRILPGVFYLPVVRPGFAQSQSASALDSAQDPAPSSGERQHTQ